From a region of the Solanum stenotomum isolate F172 chromosome 2, ASM1918654v1, whole genome shotgun sequence genome:
- the LOC125856132 gene encoding uncharacterized protein LOC125856132: MIDKDLFWNIRSVNTQNSFGRLVDLNRRNNYNFIALIEPFQAPTEIHNFRVRLGFDNAFVNSSGKIWIFWRNEWEGVVLQNAIQQLTMKFSWGGRIFFITSIYARCDAIERLELWEELEEMDTAGSPWLVGRDFNVILNKEEKLGGQEFSQHEATDFAMCINSCALTEVRFTGSKYTW; this comes from the coding sequence ATTTATTTTGGAATATTCGATCAGTTAATACCCAAAATTCATTTGGGAGATTGGTCGATCTCAATAGAAGAAACAATTACAATTTTATTGCTCTTATAGAGCCTTTTCAGGCTCCGACGGAGATTCATAATTTTAGAGTGCGGTTAGGATTTGACAATGCTTTTGTCAACAGTTCTGGGAAAATATGGATTTTTTGGCGGAATGAATGGGAAGGGGTGGTTCTGCAGAATGCTATTCAACAGCTTACAATGAAGTTTTCTTGGGGCGGGAGGATTTTTTTCATTACTTCAATCTATGCTAGGTGTGATGCCATAGAAAGATTGGAGTTATGGGAAGAATTAGAAGAAATGGATACGGCTGGTTCACCATGGCTTGTGGGGAGggattttaatgttattttgaaCAAGGAGGAGAAGCTTGGTGGTCAAGAGTTCTCACAACATGAGGCAACAGATTTTGCAATGTGCATAAACTCATGTGCATTGACAGAGGTGAGATTTACTGGGAGTAAATACACGTGGTAG
- the LOC125856133 gene encoding uncharacterized protein LOC125856133 — MGNILARYNPITETNSEPAIVETIATEVEPQTELDNLKEEIAVLRKMQSGLLAKNLDGLSFTELQNLEHMLKEGALSVKDHMERKLMGQFELYMPEEEEAMIEAKTLPEQVTMKENSFDETDTFLHLRLPVDSNLKLGTPKAENDADNPMIID; from the exons aTGGGAAATATTCTGGCCAGATACAACCCTATTACAGAAACTAATTCTGAACCTGCAATAGTAGAAACTATTGCAACTGAGGTg gagcCTCAGACTGAGTTAGATAACCTCAAGGAAGAAATTGCAGTGTTGCGTAAGATGCAAAG TGGGTTGCTGGCAAAAAACCTTGATGGCTTGAGCTTCACAGAATTGCAGAATTTGGAACATATGTTAAAAGAAGGTGCTTTGAGTGTCAAGGATCACATg gAACGAAAGCTGATGGGGCAATTTGAATTGTATATGCCGGag GAGGAAGAGGCTATGATTGAGGCCAAAACATTACCTGAACAAGTAA CTATGAAAGAAAATTCTTTTGATGAAACTGACACTTTCTTGCATTTGAG GCTGCCTGTTGATTCCAATTTGAAGTTGGGAACCCCAAAAGCTGAAAATGATGCTGACAATCCTATGATCATAGATTGA
- the LOC125854961 gene encoding protein MIZU-KUSSEI 1 gives MRQAQQQQQPFAALPRTSSCKSSKKIIPANNNTYSRSYSSATRDYSTDKSLVLPNNGSSSSSSSNNFNRLTKTRIGVSSLLRSLISIISFPSVLPTCRWLNLPNQFSITPSLGRKVTGTLFGHRRGHVSFAVQDDPKSDPVLLIELAVSTSSLVKEMSSGLVRIALECEKTAAPGGSRKRLGLFEEPMWTMYCNGRKCGYATSRLCTDSDWHVLSTVQSVSVGAGVIPVVDDGRKISAAEGELLYMRAKFERVVGSRDSEAFYMMNPDGNGGPELSIFLLRI, from the coding sequence ATGAGACaagcacaacaacaacaacaaccattTGCTGCTCTTCCACGAACAAGCAGCTGCAAAAGCTCGAAAAAAATCATACCTGCAAATAACAATACTTATTCGCGGTCTTACTCTTCAGCTACCCGTGATTATTCAACTGACAAATCTCTCGTTCTTCCTAACAACGGAAGCTCATCATCGTCTTCTTCGAACAATTTCAATCGATTAACCAAAACCCGAATCGGAGTTTCATCTCTCCTCCGATCACTCATCAGCATCATCTCATTCCCTTCCGTACTCCCTACTTGCCGATGGCTAAATCTCCCGAATCAGTTCTCAATTACCCCATCCCTCGGCCGGAAAGTCACCGGAACTTTATTCGGTCACCGGAGAGGCCACGTCAGCTTCGCCGTACAAGACGATCCGAAATCCGACCCGGTTTTACTAATCGAGCTCGCAGTTTCAACTTCATCGTTAGTAAAGGAGATGTCGTCGGGATTGGTCAGAATTGCGTTAGAATGCGAGAAAACGGCGGCGCCGGGAGGTAGCCGGAAGAGATTAGGGCTATTTGAAGAGCCGATGTGGACGATGTATTGTAACGGGAGGAAATGTGGGTATGCAACATCGAGGTTATGTACGGATTCCGATTGGCATGTGTTGAGTACAGTGCAGAGTGTTTCCGTCGGCGCCGGAGTGATTCCGGTGGTGGATGATGGCCGGAAAATTAGTGCGGCGGAAGGTGAGTTGTTGTATATGAGAGCGAAATTTGAACGAGTTGTAGGGAGTCGTGACTCAGAAGCTTTTTATATGATGAATCCGGATGGTAATGGAGGACCTGAACTCAGTATTTTTCTTCTTAGgatatga
- the LOC125854959 gene encoding short integuments 2, mitochondrial, translating to MVKMKGWLGQMGFNKNGGNISWFPGHMDAANRAIRRRLKLSDFVIEVRDARIPLSSANENLQSMLCEKRRVIALNKKDLANPNIMHRWIRYFNSCKQECFPINAHSRSSVQKLLDIVEFKLKEVITREPTLLVMVVGVPNVGKSALINSIHQIASSRFPVQEKMKRATVGPLPGVTQDIVGYKIAHQPSIYVLDTPGVLVPSIPDIETGLKLALAGSIKDSVVGEDRIVQYLLAVLNTRGTPLHWRHLIGRETEGLHHELDDKPEYNLKDLLPKRRKPPNKFDIYYIEDMVSEVQRTLCTTLSEFNGNLEDEGELEILIDQQFEALQTALKIPYKASEGRMMVSKKFLTLFRTGKLGPFILDDVPDTSDSAS from the exons ATGGTGAAGATGAAAGGATGGTTAGGGCAAATGGGTTTCAACAAAAATGGCGGAAACATTAGCTGGTTCCCTGGTCATATGGATGCTGCCAATCGTGCCATTCGCCGCCGGCTCAAACTCTCCGATTTTGTCATTGAAGTCCGTGATGCCCGT ATACCATTATCCTCAGCAAATGAAAACTTGCAGTCTATGCTTTGTGAGAAAAGGCGGGTGATTGCTCTCAATAAGAAAGATTTGGCCAACCCCAACATCATGCAT AGGTGGATCCGATATTTCAATTCATGTAAACAAGAGTGCTTCCCAATAAATGCACACAGTAGAAGTTCTGTGCAAAAG CTTCTCGATATTGTGGAGTTTAAATTGAAGGAAGTTATTACAAGGGAACCTACTCTTCTTGTCATGGTGGTTGGTGTTCCTAATGTCGGAAAATCAGCTTTAATCAATTCCATCCATCAAATTGCATCATCCCGATTTCCAG TgcaggagaagatgaagagggcTACAGTGGGGCCTTTGCCTGGTGTTACTCAAGATATTGTTGGATATAAG ATTGCACATCAACCTAGCATATATGTGTTGGACACTCCAGGTGTGTTGGTTCCAAGTATTCCAGATATTGAAACAGGGTTAAAGCTGGCTCTAGCAG GGTCCATCAAGGATTCAGTAGTTGGTGAAGATCGAATTGTTCAATACCTATTGGCAGTTCTAAACACTAGAGGAACTCCTCTTCATTGGAGACACTTGATCGGTAGGGAAACTGAGGGCCTTCATCACGAGTTGGATGACAAACCTGAGTATAATCTCAAGGATCTTCTACCAAAAAGAAGGAAGCCACCCAATAAGTTTGATATCTACTACATAGAG GATATGGTCAGTGAAGTCCAACGCACGCTATGCACCACACTGTCGGAGTTCAATGGTAATTTGGAAGATGAAGGCGAGTTGGAGATTTTGATAGATCAGCAGTTTGAAGCTTTGCAAACGGCTCTAAAGATACCTTACAAGGCATCGGAAGGTCGCATGATGGtgtcaaaaaaatttctaactCTATTTAGAACAGGCAAACTTGGTCCTTTCATCCTGGATGATGTCCCTGATACATCTGATTCTGCATCTTGA